In Leucoraja erinacea ecotype New England chromosome 12, Leri_hhj_1, whole genome shotgun sequence, one DNA window encodes the following:
- the LOC129702313 gene encoding ankyrin repeat domain-containing protein 46 — MSYVFINDSSQSGVPLLQACMDGDITYSKRLLESGFDPNIRDARGRSGLHVAAARGNVDICRLLHKFGADLLATDYQGNTALHLCGHVDSIQFLVSNGLKIDICNHHGSTPLVLAKRRGVNKDAIKLLESLEEQEVKGFNRGTHSKLEIMQTAENESEQETQNIILRGWETEHQPLSAMESHSLLNPNLQNTEGVLSSFRSTWQEFVDDLGFWRVLLLIIVIALLSLGIAYYVSGVLPFVENQPELVH; from the exons atgtcGTATGTGTTCATCAACGACTCTAGCCAGAGCGGGGTGCCGCTGCTACAGGCCTGCATGGACGGCGACATCACCTACTCCAAGCGGCTGCTGGAGAGCGGCTTCGACCCCAACATCCGCGACGCTCGGGGCCGTAGCGGCCTTCATGTGGCCGCCGCCCGCGGCAACGTCGACATCTGCCGCCTGCTGCACAAGTTCGGCGCCGACCTGCTCGCCACCGACTACCAGGGCAACACAGCGCTGCACCTCTGCGGCCACGTCGACTCCATCCAGTTCCTCGTCTCCAACGGCCTGAAGATCGACATCTG CAACCATCATGGTTCCACACCGCTTGTATTGGCAAAGCGTAGAGGAGTAAACAAAGATGCAATCAAGTTACTGGAGTCGCTGGAGGAGCAGGAGGTGAAAGGATTCAACCGTGGAACTCATTCTAAGCTAGAAATTATGCAGACTGCAGAAAACGAGAG CGAGCAGGAGACTCAGAACATCATCCTCAGAGGTTGGGAAACAGAACATCAGCCCCTCAG tgcTATGGAGAGCCACTCACTGCTGAATCCAAATCTGCAAAATACAGAAGGTGTTCTGTCCAGCTTCCGATCCACATGGCAAGAGTTTGTGGATGATTTGGGCTTCTGGCGGGTCCTACTGCTCATTATTGTTATTGCACTGCTGTCTCTTGGCATTGCCTACTACGTCAGTGGAGTCCTGCCCTTTGTGGAAAACCAGCCTGAACTAgtgcattaa